The following nucleotide sequence is from Megalops cyprinoides isolate fMegCyp1 chromosome 6, fMegCyp1.pri, whole genome shotgun sequence.
GCTCCAGCTCCCAGTACACTGTAGCATAGCTGTGGagaggaaagggttaaaccTTATTCCAGGAGCCCTGAGGCCACTGGCTGATGGCCATGTGATTAAGATGTGATTGGCGGAGAGCCTGAGGACCCACCTTTGGTTCTCGGTGAGGTTGAGGTGCCGTTTGATGTCCATCAGCACCTCCTTGAGGAAGCTAAGTcgcttctcctccagctgctggcACTGGTCAAACACCTGCTCCATGTGCTCCATGTACTGTGGGGTGCACTTGCTCAGCTCGTCCAGGGCCTTCTCGTACTTCTCCTTGGCCTGCAGACACCAAGCATCACAGAATCTGCCAGCTTTGAcctccatccccaccccccccccccaacagatTAACCTGTCTGAACCACAAGACCCTAACCCTAgtccctaacccctaacccttaaccctaaccataacccctaacccctagcccATCCCACAGCCCAACCTGTCTGGGACTCTGACACTTAAGCCATACTGATCCACCTCTCAGCTGGAGgagtcagtgtctgtgtggttcATTACTGACTTCTCCACACCAAACCTAAAGCCTGCAGTGGGAATAAGCTCAGGTCAAATGTATTGCTCAGTTGTGAATTTAACTTCATTATTCACAAATCTGTTATGGTCACACCACCGATTTCCTGCGTTCAGATGACAGATTGGGATCCTCTGTATAGAGACACATTGCTATGGTGGCTGTGAACAGAGGAGGCTACGTCTGTGGGGTTAAACGCTCATCAGTCCCTGCAGCTGAGCTTAAACGATGATGAACTGTCCGCACTGCAGCCATGGGAAGGTGAGTCTCAACGCTCCTAGTTTCCCAATAACTGGGTCAAGGGCAaccctgtgacatcactgcagtctCCTCGGAGTGCCACTGCCACACGGCACTCGACTGATGAAATATCTGTGGGAGGGAGGAGACGTTCCCAAATAACAGTGAGCCCCTCAACCTGAGGGCATTCTGATATCACACAGCTCATCATCGCTCCGTACAGAAACACTCAGCCAGCGATGTACACCCCCTCAGAGATCCTTACAGGAGACCACAAACTCAGCCTGGATGCACACAGGGGGGAAACACACTCTCCTTTTCAGATGAAAGTGGCAACGCTAAAGAAACAGCCTCATAAACCTGTCCTGCAACACTGTTAATATGCCCACATTGAGCAGCACACAGGAGCttacagtgcactgcagtcttAGACCTGTGCTTCTCCTGTCAGATCTGACCATACAGAGGAGGAAGACTCCCTTaaggggaggaggaagactCCCTTAAGGGGAGTCATAGCAGGTATAATCTGATATGAAATGTCTGATCTGATTACAATCATTACTTGTATCAGAATTCAGGTGCATGTAAATGAGCAAAAACTGAGACAAACCTTTCATATCACTTATCAGTACGGGTGCAAACATGAACATTGATTGTGATCTAAAAATCTGAATAGCCTTCCTCAATCACTGATGAAATACGCAAATATTTTCCCATTAAACATCCAGTGTCATGTTTTCATGATCCGGTTGTAAAGTTTGAGTGATTTATCTTGTGTAACCTTCGGCTCAGATGAGTCCCAGCATTAGCCTGTCTTTCACCAGGCTGTACTGCGCTGCAGTCAGGTGACATGCTGGCATTTCTCAATCAGTTACTTGCTGTGGTCACTCTGAGATGAGCTGGCTATCTAGCATCTTGAAAGGGGtatttttagcatttatttataatgtagACTGGCAGAAAATGAACTCATTTGttgataaatacacacattaagaTGGTATCTCATGTTCTTCTTCTGATTTCTGCATCTATCTTTGAGCAATATGCAATTTATGAATTTTGATAGCAATGCTGCCCTCTAGAGGCGACTCACCTTCTGCACATCTTGTTTGCACTTGTCCACCTTCTCATGCAGTTTCTTCTGCTGGTCGGGCGTGACTGACGCCTCTGCCTTGCTGTTGGCCTCGCGGGTGGAAGCCAGTTTCTCCTCCTTGCAGGCCATGTGGTACACCTTCTTAGCTGTCTCCATCTGAGCAGGGAAGAACAGGCGCCCCCATCAGGTTGCGTCTGTCACTACAGATCACATGAAgcatgtacactcacacacactcagacacacacacatactcactaacacactcgcgcacacacacacacacacacacacacacacacgctcaccaacacacacacacaaacacacacatggacacacgcgcacacacacacacacacacacacacacacacacaaacacgcagacacactcacactcacacacacacacacaggcgcgcacacacacatactcacacacacacacacacacacacacacacaggtgagcacacacacacatacacacaggcgcgcacacacacatactcacacacacacacacactcaccaacacacacaaacacgcagacacactcacacacacacacaggcacgcacacacacacacacacacacacacaggtgagcacacacacacacatacacacaggcgcgcacacacacatactcacacacacactcacacacagacattcaggTGGAGACTCCAGGTGAGTGCCTGCTGGCCATATTGACAGTGCTCCAATGCTGTGAGACCCCACTGCCAGAAAAATAGCATCATCAAAAGGCACCTAGCACAGTTCCACAAGAACATAAAACCCAGggaacacacacagggacacagaaaGCAGTTATATATCACACATGTGACCACTGACCTGGTGTGCCTGTTATGGCCAACTGCGCACTCTCTCTGGGGCTGATTCTCATAtagtatttcatttaatatttaataattccTTCCTCTCATTTTATGAGGGAAAGCCCTGTGAGGCTATTCCTGCCCCTGTGCCTGAAAGGGGCCAAACACAGAGGCTCTTTATCTGAGGGCAGAGTGTACGGTGGCTGTTCcagacctctcctctcctcacctccttCAGCTTCTTGGCCCAGGGCTTCTGGGCCTTCTTGAAGCCCTCGTCGGCCTCTTTGGCCTCCTTGAAGCCGCCCATCATCTGCTTGTGGTAGGAGTCCTTCTGCCAGTTCTTCACCTTCTCCAGGTCCTCATTTAGCAGACCGTTCTTCACCTCCTGGTGCAGCTCGCTCACCTTGTCGGCCTCCGTCATCATCGCCAGCCAGGCCCGCTCCACCGAGCCGTACTGCGGACCTGCGGCAGAGGGGCGTCACACCACTCACACAGGCCAGTCAACCGAGGGGTGCTgaatacatgtacagtacatataccGGATTTATACAGAGTATATGCAAGTCCTTCACAACAAGCAGGGTTTCCAATGAAAGGATAATATAATCCACAATGAAAACAGGTGAGAATGGCACAGTTGTGGATTTGGTGTTTGCAGGGTGGATGTCGCCCACCTTTCTCCACTAGCTGCCTCCACCTCTTGGACCATTCGGTCAGCTGCTGGCTGTAGGCCTTCTCTATTTTGGCTCGCTCCTGGATGCAGTTCATGAGGTCGTTGCAGAGTCTGTGTCCATCATCGATCCTCTTCACGGCTCGCTTGTAGTTCCCCACCTGAGAGCACAAAGTGGGCACAAAGTGGGCACAAAGCCTCACAGGGAGAGCGTGTTATTTGGATACTCGGGTATGAGGATGTTGTGATTTACAGATATGGAGATATTGTCATTTTGTGCTATTGGGATATCACTCTTTCTGAAGATCATAGGCCATGCAAAGAGTCACAACAAAattttacattactggcattcagcagacattgttatattttttaacatgttacccatttattaaactggatatttactgaggcaattctgggttaagtaccttgcctgagggtacaacagcagtgccccagtggggaatcaaaccagcaacctttaagtcctgctccttactactatgctacactgccaccccacacCTTTAAAAGATTAAGGGAAGGCCTTATGTTTGCATCAAAGATCATATAAATTTGCCGCAGACAGTGTGGTTTATCTCTGTGTAACACACCAaataacagcagaaacaacatCTTACCCTGAGCTCACAGCTGTGCTCTGACACATGCACTGTAAAAGGCATGTCATCTGCTCAGACCTCCCCAGgcagaaacacaatgaaatcaGGGCTCAGAAGCGGCAGCTTCTCACaccctttccctctttttacagacattattacattacattacctcatttagcagacactcttacccagagccacttacaaataagtgcactatgctaagagtagttatcgcaaagtattacaagaggtcattaagatacaaagttaagtgctaggctagtgtagaatgccttttttttaaatgaaaatagcaatcaaTAGGACAGATAGACACAGATAGGGAGGAAAGTAGGCTAGAGATACAtcttgaacagatgagttttaaattttttcttGAAGGCGTCAAGGGAGTCTGTTGTCCGAATCTCAACAgcaagctcattccaccagtgtggagccagtactgagaagaggcgaGTCCAAGAGgtgctgcccttgtatttcgggacacagaGGCAAGCCCAAAACATTCACTTCATACCAGCATTCAGCCAAAGCAGAACAAAGCTGAACTAAAGCTTGCATACAGGAAAGTCACTGTAAAGACTGCAGTAATGAGCTCTCAGCAgcaaatatcacatttaatttacagGTAATATACAGGAAGCACAGGaccacacagtgcacacattgGCAGGTAAGCATTCTACAGTCTCAGCTTTAATCAGAGCCATGAcaggtctgagatcagtgtgGCAGGCGCAGTACAGACCCATAGCTCCCTGCTTGTAGTGGGTGATGTAGCTCCTCCCCCACAGGGCGTGAGCGAATAGTGTGTgacggggagggagggggtggggccaggcctcgtgtttctgcatgtgctgTTATGTAATGACTGTGGCTTAAGGCAGAGGGGTTTCCATCATGGCTGTAATCCACGCTGCTGCGCTGAGATCAGGCCAGGAGAGCAGGAGTGAGCAGCCAGCCTCTCTGCACCAGCACCCCCCCGTACCGCCACCACCACAGCCTGCCACCAGCTCTGAAAGGGTCACCCGCGTCAGACCCCACGGTCTGATCCTAAATCAGCTTTCCTATCCCTTATACTGACATTTACCATGATGTGACCAAAGCTGATCTCATCCAGGGTCAGTACTTGGGGGTCTACATTGTCCTGCGAACTACAAAGGCAGTGAATTTTCCATTatatttcatcatcatcatttaacagacactcttctccaaagcgacttacatgggctacaatttttaaatgttggatatttagtgagataattctgggttaagtaccttgcccaaaggtatgGCAGCAGtagtgctccagcggggaatcaaaccagcagcctttaggttacgagccctgctcctgtaCGCTAGGCTACACTGTGTGAACGCTAGGCTACACTGTGCTGGACTTTGCTACATCTTCCCTCTGACAGACAGAACTGAAACGCAGCCACAGCCACCCTGGTGATCAGACATGACTCTGAAACTGAGCAAAGCACGTTTTACTCATTCAGTCTGCAGATAGTCTTTTGAAGTTACGTgtcaatttaaatttttaatcaaattttgaATCATCTTACAGTCGTCATAATCATATTATCTTTATGTGGTCTGAAGAAGTAGTGTgtatttaaatcatatttttcacCAAACCATCTCCAATCAAAGCTGCTGCGTCAGTCCTACTCGCCTTGAGCTGCTCTAACACCAGCGTTTCACAGCTGGCCAGATGTACAAATACTTCACACCACCAGAATAACAAAGGTAATGCCAGACAGCAGTGGAACGAATACAGGAAAAAGACCAGTCAATCTGTCCAGCAAGCAGCAGCTGATCTGGTGCATATAAATCAACAGAAGATACTGCACAGGAGAGATTACGCTATCACACAGTGCAGTACCctttgctgttttgtgtgtgcgtatatacacacacacacacacacacacacacacacctacagggAAAATCACTCAATcaggccacactgctgcctcccccctgcccccccccccccccccccccaccccgtagGCAGCGTCTCCAGCATGATGCCTTTCACTCATCAGCTCTGTAACTCCGTTAGCCTTTATTAGCAGCACTTACTCTCTACAGCATTATTGCAGCAAGTCAATTAAACCATCAAACATCAATATAATTCAAACCCAGCCTtctgttaacacacacacacgtgcgtactgcacgcacacacacacacacacaccacagtagGATTACCTGTGCCAGTTATGTGAGATTCCTACAGGAGACCTCTCCATTAGCACCAACGCCACCTGTCACCCTGGCTGGTTCCTGCAGTAACTGCTGTGCTTATCTGCAGTGCCACGCTGTAGCAGGTGGCTAACAGGGGCTGCACACACTCAGAGATCCAGCAAAATCTTCCTCTACACCCTCAACACAGCGATGCTCTCAGTAACAGCACAGCCAGTAACACAGCTACTGCGTCACCACcaacagagtcacagtgcagacagctacagagtcacagtgcagaatCAGgaacagagtcacagtgcagaatcaggcacagagtcacagtgcagacagctacagagtcacagtgcagaatcaggaacacagtcacagtgcagaatcaggcacagagtcacagtgcagacagctaCAGAGTCACTGCAGAATCAGGaacacagtcacagtgcagaatcaggaacacagtcacagtgcagaatcaggcacagagtcacagtgcagacagctacagagtcacagtgcagaatcaggaacacagtcacagtgcagaatcaggcacagagtcacagtgcagacagctgcagagtcacagtgcagacagctgCAGGGTTACTGCATAACAAAGGAGTCACAGCCCAATCAGAGTTATAGTCTAAATACATATTTTGGGATTCATCTGCTTTTACGCTTAAAAGCTCTGCTTTATGTAGGTATGAATAAACTAATTTTAAGGCCTTAACAAGTCTGGATTGCAGTGGCTTTGCAGAGGCCTTGCTGATGTACCTGGGGTATCTGAGGATCAGGGTGCTGTGAGACACGCTGACGAGAGACACTGTGAGAGTCAGAGAAACAGCAAGGAAATGAACCCTGCGGGGACAGGGATCCCTTTACCTCCCAGAAGCTGTCTGTGGCCTCCTCAAAGCTGGCTGATTCATCATACGAGCCAGACATTTTCCTAGCTGTGGCAGAACAGGCTAAAAGCTGGACAGGTCTGCAGTGGGGCAGAGATCTTCAtacactgagggagagaggaaagagacagagaaggagggggagagatggaagaaaggaaagaggaagagagggaagagagaggagaggttaTTGAGTCCAGGGATATAATCTCCCACTTAAAGCACACATCAGAGCACAGACCATGTCAAAAACATCCCCCATCCCCTTAAAGTTTTCTACAGTATTATTTGCAGTTAGTCCTCTGTGGATCATGCGGaacaataattaattttatcatttaaaatacatttcattggaaatattttatttggcaTAACATCAGTAATATCAAGAGGAAAATGAACCGTAAACTCTGAGAAAGCACACGTTAGCACACTAGCACAACGCATCTCTGGGAGTTTTCACTCAGAGGAGAGCTCGGAACAGAGTATGCTTGCAGTGCACACCTGCATATTCCTGCATTCTTCAGGGATAAACTCACAGCCTACAGACAGATCTACCTGCGTGTACAGACCTTAGCATGTGCTGTGTACTGGACATGTAATCAAGGCCCAGAGTATCCATGTTTTACACTCAAAAGTCAATCAACCTGACAAACAGCAGAAGAAGAGCTAGCTGTAGAGGCTACAGAGTAATGCACACTGCTCGCCACTGACCGGTGGAAGCTGGCTTTTCCCAGGATTATGAGTTTTAGTGCTGATCAGTGTTAACTCAGCTTTCTAATTTGTAAGACTAATACAAATCTTCACACAGTCATGTGACGTATTCTCTCTGACTGAGTCTTATAATAGTCCTGGTGATCTCTTTCACAGTAGAACTGCCACTACTGAGTTTTACAGTAATAAGGCTGAGTGGCATTCTTGCTTATGATCAGTTTAAATAGCTGGACACTTCCATCTCTCCCAACATTACGCCTAACAGCAGAGATGCTAAAAGTCCTGCTCACTGCCATCAGGTAAAAACTGTTACAAATGAGCAGAAACTGTGTCATTCCTTCAGTCAGCACTGTTTGTCATTTTCCTCCACTGGATAGTTTTGTAGGTCAAGTTGCAAATTTCTGCTTCAGCTTCAGAAGATACCTGCAAAGAGGGACAGCACATTTTGGGATGAGATATTCAACTGGACAGATACTGTCCAGGGGCCTCAGGCTAATTCAGGTGTGAACTTGTGTGTTTACCCAactttgttgttgtcttttgtCATGAACCCCTTCTCATGACCTCTTATAAAAGTTGCAGTCAGTAATATAGTGTCACACCATATCACTGCACTCACCCTCACAAAGatcacagtactgcagcatcACTGTATGCTCTCTCATACAGTTCACACTTACTCAACACCACTCCTTCAGATATGCagattacagcactgtgtgctgtgtagttCATAAAGGCAATTCACCCACATGCACTTTTTCATTGATGCAATGGCAACCACAAGATATGGAGCTGATCAGTCACTCCtgcatgtacaaaataaaaaaatctacgGAGCATGTGAAAAGAAGGGCCCTTCATCAGTAAATACATCGAAGTTTGATCTTTTTGAAGATGGATGTTTTGTATGAAGATGGAAGTTTGCATGAAGCATAAATCAGCAGAAAAACAGTGACTCAGCCATCCAGGACTCTCAAACAGACACGTCAGAGCTCCTCGAGGGAGAGACCCAACACAGAGTGGGGAGCAGTGAGAAGAATCAACAATCAGTGGCCACTGTGTCCTGACATACAACTTCAGCATAACTGAATCCTTACAGTTTCAGCATCACTGAACCCTCACAGTTACAGCATCACTGAATCCTCACAGTTTCAGCATCACTGAATCCTCACAGTTACAGCATCACTGAATCCTTACAGTTTCAGCATCACTGAACCCTCACAGTTACAGCATCACTGAATCCTCACAGTTACAGCATCACTGAATCCTCACA
It contains:
- the LOC118778764 gene encoding protein kinase C and casein kinase substrate in neurons protein 1-like, with protein sequence MSGSYDESASFEEATDSFWEVGNYKRAVKRIDDGHRLCNDLMNCIQERAKIEKAYSQQLTEWSKRWRQLVEKGPQYGSVERAWLAMMTEADKVSELHQEVKNGLLNEDLEKVKNWQKDSYHKQMMGGFKEAKEADEGFKKAQKPWAKKLKEMETAKKVYHMACKEEKLASTREANSKAEASVTPDQQKKLHEKVDKCKQDVQKAKEKYEKALDELSKCTPQYMEHMEQVFDQCQQLEEKRLSFLKEVLMDIKRHLNLTENQSYATVYWELERTINAASAQEDLKWFSNNHGPGMHMNWPQFEEYNPDVSHTVTKREKVKKPNEGVSAVGDHVVAQGGDRGSVSSYDRNQAYSAEWSDDEQPASHSGNETNGGTNPTEEDSGKGVRVRALYDYDGQEQDELSFKAGDELTKLEDEDEQGWCKGRLDCGRLGLYPANYVEPI